One genomic window of Bombus fervidus isolate BK054 chromosome 14, iyBomFerv1, whole genome shotgun sequence includes the following:
- the LOC139994412 gene encoding galactose mutarotase: MSVAETFIEEDGFGLVPRPDRNKYNKPFEIVRRYTMTNKHKASVQLISWGAGIQAIKVPNQSGILGDVVLGFDDMKGYLKNRYIGSIIGRVVNRISCAKMRIENKIYCLSPNDENGFDHFNGGFVGFDNVNWNSYIMKKHVVMSHVSPAKCEGYPGDMLTQIKYSWTDDNQLLMNIRATATQPTPVNIASNCLMNLAGHVKLLLTLPTILFNSFNSVCTTLSYFLLMQHGYNFIMFKSLFYLLNPSFQNASLNLAAGSRELKKHLISLNADSWTPADIRNNLPTDAIYPVDRTVFDLRLPTQLTKRRLYIVPGGGYNQNLCVNSPSSWSYRFHASFLLFSQRIIHPGSGRTLEVYSNHPGLQFSTGNDLPDPDCNYPPDFEDYCDCTDNEPKIKEQQKEIWGKDGVRYQRHGGFILSPQNYPDAVNISNFPPCILYPGQVYAHDVTYKFGLLSENLDTFT, encoded by the exons ATGTCCGTAGCGGAAACATTTATCGAGGAAGATGGTTTTGGGCTCGTTCCCAGGCCAgatcgtaataaatataataaaccaTTCGAAATTGTTAGAAG ATACACAATGACGAACAAACATAAAGCATCGGTGCAGTTGATATCTTGGGGCGCTGGTATTCAAGCTATTAAAGTTCCAAATCAATCAGGAATTTTAGGTGATGTTGTTTTAGGATTCGACGATATGAAGg GTTATTTGAAGAACAGGTACATAGGAAGCATAATCGGACGAGTGGTGAATCGCATTTCTTGTGCCAAAATGAGGATTGAAAATAAGATTTACTGTTTATCTCCGAATGATGAAAATGGCTTTGACCATTTTAACGGTGGCTTCGTTGGATTTGATAATGTTAATTGGAATTCTTACATAATGAAGAAGCATGTG GTTATGTCTCACGTAAGTCCAGCAAAATGCGAAGGATACCCAGGAGATATGTTAACGCAGATTAAATACTCTTGGACCGACGATAATCAACTTCTTATGAATATTCGTGCTACTGCTACGCAACCAACCCCTGTTAACATTGCTTCTAATTGTTTGATGAATCTCGCTGGCCATGTAAAGTTGCTATTAACATTACCTACTATACTCTTCAACTCGTTCAATTCTGTTTGCACAACATTATCCTATTTTCTGCTTATGCAGCATGGTTATAATTTCAT TATGTTTAAGtcactattttatttattgaatcCTTCTTTTCAGAATGCTTCTCTGAATTTG GCCGCTGGTTCACGTGAATTGAAGAAACATCTAATTTCGTTGAACGCAGATAGCTGGACACCTGCGGATATTAGGAACAATTTGCCGACAGATGCTATATATCCAGTTGATCGTACAGTGTTCGACCTACGTTTACCGACTCAGTTAACCAAGAGACGGCTTTACATCGTACCAGGGGGTGGTTACAATCAAAATCTCTGCGTAAATAGTCCCAGCAGTTGGTCTTACCGATTTCACGCTAG tttccttcttttttctcaaaGAATAATTCACCCTGGTTCAGGAAGAACTTTAGAAGTATATTCGAATCATCCAGGACTGCAATTTTCCACCGGAAACGATTTGCCAGATCCTGATTGTAATTATCCACCTGATTTTGAGGATTACTGCGATTGCACGGATAAT GAGCCGAAGATAAAAGAGcaacaaaaagaaatttggGGGAAGGATGGTGTGCGATATCAGAGGCACGGTGGGTTTATTTTGTCACCACAAAATTATCCCGATGCGGTCAATATAAGCAATTTTCCTCCTTGCATACTTTATCCTGGCCAAGTTTACGCACACGATGTAACATATAAGTTTGGTTTATTGTCAGAAAATTTAGACACGTTCACTTga